The sequence below is a genomic window from Acidobacteriota bacterium.
AATATGTATTCCGCACCCTCCTACATGCACCATTCTGGTGCATGCAAATAGATGATTTAAATTTAAATAAAAACCTTTTACACACTGCCCTTAAGGGCAGTGCTAGGAGCCTTTCGGATAAAAGAGAAGTGATTAATTCTCCTGACATTTCAGTTCTCCGAAAGGCTCCTATGTGCTGCTCAGCGGAGCGTCTAAGGGGGCTTGCCCCATAGGGAAAGTGTTGTGTCACACAAGAGCAAGGAAAGGTATTTAAGTGACACAACATTAGTGAGTTAGTGAACAGAGATAAGAGGAACGAATCTTACAGGAAGAAGTGTTTCTTCAGTGTGGGATTTTCCTTTTTTTCTTACCATAACTAAATTCTGGAGATAAGTTCCAACAGGAATTATCATAATACCGTTTTCCCCAAGCTGATCTATTAGGGTCTTTGGGATTTTGGAGGGAGCCGCTGTTACCAATATTCTTTTGAATGGACTGTATTCAGGCCAGCCCATTGTTCCATCTCCGATTTTAAAAAAAATATTTTTGTACCCAAAGGGCTCGAGAATTTTCTGTGCTTTTAAAGAAAGGAACTCTATTACTTCGATTGTATAAACTTCTTTTGCCATTTCGGCTAAAATAGCTGTTTGATATCCAGAGCCTGTTCCCACTTCTAAAACTTTTTCATCTCCTTCAAGATTTAATTTTTCAGTCATATAAGCAACTATATATGGTTGGGATATAGTCTGTTCCTCCCCTATCGGGAGAGGTTGATCCTCATAAGCCAGATGTAAATATTCTTCTGATACAAAGAGATGTCTCGGAATTTTTTTCATAATCTCAATTACTCTTTTATCCTTTACTCCTCTTGATTCTATCTGTTCTTTAACCATTTCAATCCTTAATTTTTCCCAGTTGATTTTCGAGGGTTTCAATTCTTATATTTCAATTGCTTAGTAAGATTTTGCAAAATAGACAAAATAATCAGATTTTTTCTTACAAAGAATACATTCTTTTCCTTTGACATAAATCTGATCAAGGGGAATTGCTCTTATTGTTGCGGATGTTTCTTCTTTTATTTTTTTCTCACACTCTTCGCTTCCGCACCAGAATGCTTGAACGAATCCTCTTTTTTCTTCGATTATATTTTTAAACTCCTCATAGTCCTCAGTTTGAAAAGTATTCTCCTCCATAAAGTTTTTTGCTTTTTGATATAAAGTGTTCTGTACATCAGAAAGAAAGCTTTCAACATTATCGAAAAAGTTTTCAATGGTAATAGTAAATCTTTCTCTTTTATCTCTTCTTGAAACGGTAAGTTGTTTTTTCTTTATATCCATTGGTCCAATTTCAGTCCTCATAGGAACCCCTCTCATTTCCCAATCAGAAAATTTCCATCCTGGCGTGTATTCTTCTCTTTCGTCTAACAGAACTCTTATATTTCTATCTTTTAGTTTATTTTCAATCTCTTTAGAAAAGGGGAGTATATCCGTTTTCCAATTTCCTTTAAATATTGGAATTATCACAATTTGGACAGGAGCCACTTTTGGTGGGAATACAAGACCTGAATCATCTCCATGGGTCATAATAAGCGCTCCTATGAGTCTTGTCGAGACTCCCCATGATGTTTGCCATACATATTCGAGTTTTTGATTTTTGTCTTCAAACCTTATATTAAAGGCTTTTGAAAAGTTCTGACCAAGGTTATGAGATGTTCCTGCCTGAAGAGCCTTTCCATCAGACATCAATGCTTCAATTGCATAAGTTTTTATTGCACCGGCGAATTTTTCTGCTTCTGTTTTTTCTCCTGCTATAACAGGAATTGCAAGTTCTTCCTCCACAAATTCTTTATAAATTTTTAAAATCAATAATGTTTCTTCCTGTGCCTCTTCAAAAGAAGCATGAGCTGTATGTCCTTCCTGCCACAGAAATTCAGTGGTTCTGAGAAATGGCCTTGTAACCTTTTCCCATCTGACCACATTGCACCACTGATTTATCAGTAAGGGAAGATCTCTCCAGGATCTTATCCATTTTGAATACATGGCGCATATGATTGATTCGGAAGTGGGCCTCACAGCAAGTTTTTCTTCTAATTTTTCTTTTCCTCCATGAGTGACCCATGCAACTTCAGGAGCAAACCCTTCAACATGTTGTGCTTCTTTATTCAAAAGGCTCTCAGGAATGAAAAGAGGGAAGTATGCATTCATATGACCTGCTTTTTTAAGTCTTTTATCCAGGAGTTGTTGTATATTTTCCCAGATTGCGAATCCAGAAGGTTTTATCACCATCATTCCCTTGATAGGCGCATAATCAATAAGGTCAGCCTTTTTAATTATGTCTATATACCATTTTGAGAAATCTTCTGATTTATCCAGCACCTGTTTTACCAGTTTTTCTTTTGCCATTTTAAATACCTTTTCTAAATGCTTTCTTTTCAAGAGAATTCTACATTCTTCCTCATCGCAAAGTCAACATCACGTATAGGATCGAGGTCGAGTCTTTGGAGAAAGGTATGCTCGTAAAGATAGGAAGATCTAAAAACTCTCACTAAAAACATTAGAGTGACCTCTCGAGCCCACCTTAAACATTAGCTTATAAGGATTAATACTCCTTAAATCCACTCGCCTAAAAATTGGTATCGCTATTAGTGCTGCTCAAATCTGTATTTTAAGGGCAGATGACAAAATAACCGAGACTCAAAAATCCTTTTCCCAGGATGAAGTTTTTTAAAATTTATTTATTCAGAAGTGTATATGAAATTAATAGATTTTTGTTATTTTTTTACTTGTAACAAAGGGAATTGTTTTTTGGAGGTTTTCCTATATAATAAAGATTGAAATGACAAGATTAAAAAAATTGTTGCAAAGGAGCTTTATTACAGGATTATTTGTTCTTCTTCCAATCGCCCTTACAGTAATCATAATTAAATATCTATTTGAAAAGCTTGATGGAATTCTTTCTCCTTTAATTAAGCATTTAATTGGTGTTCATATACCTGGAACCGGATTGGTAGCAACATTAATATTGATTCTTCTGGCTGGTATTTTTACAAAGAGTTTAATAGGAAAGTTAGTCGTAAATAAAGTGGATAGTTTTATCGCAACACTTCCCTTTGTAAAAGGAATATATGTCTCAATAAAACAACTATCCGATGCTTTCTCTCCTGAGAGTAA
It includes:
- a CDS encoding protein-L-isoaspartate(D-aspartate) O-methyltransferase; translation: MKPSKINWEKLRIEMVKEQIESRGVKDKRVIEIMKKIPRHLFVSEEYLHLAYEDQPLPIGEEQTISQPYIVAYMTEKLNLEGDEKVLEVGTGSGYQTAILAEMAKEVYTIEVIEFLSLKAQKILEPFGYKNIFFKIGDGTMGWPEYSPFKRILVTAAPSKIPKTLIDQLGENGIMIIPVGTYLQNLVMVRKKGKSHTEETLLPVRFVPLISVH
- the proS gene encoding proline--tRNA ligase, producing the protein MAKEKLVKQVLDKSEDFSKWYIDIIKKADLIDYAPIKGMMVIKPSGFAIWENIQQLLDKRLKKAGHMNAYFPLFIPESLLNKEAQHVEGFAPEVAWVTHGGKEKLEEKLAVRPTSESIICAMYSKWIRSWRDLPLLINQWCNVVRWEKVTRPFLRTTEFLWQEGHTAHASFEEAQEETLLILKIYKEFVEEELAIPVIAGEKTEAEKFAGAIKTYAIEALMSDGKALQAGTSHNLGQNFSKAFNIRFEDKNQKLEYVWQTSWGVSTRLIGALIMTHGDDSGLVFPPKVAPVQIVIIPIFKGNWKTDILPFSKEIENKLKDRNIRVLLDEREEYTPGWKFSDWEMRGVPMRTEIGPMDIKKKQLTVSRRDKRERFTITIENFFDNVESFLSDVQNTLYQKAKNFMEENTFQTEDYEEFKNIIEEKRGFVQAFWCGSEECEKKIKEETSATIRAIPLDQIYVKGKECILCKKKSDYFVYFAKSY
- a CDS encoding DUF502 domain-containing protein; protein product: MTRLKKLLQRSFITGLFVLLPIALTVIIIKYLFEKLDGILSPLIKHLIGVHIPGTGLVATLILILLAGIFTKSLIGKLVVNKVDSFIATLPFVKGIYVSIKQLSDAFSPESKKGFKKVVAFEYPRKGVYSLGFVTSSIKISDKEGNSQNIFTVFLPTTPNPTSGYLILIPEKDAKILDISVDDAIKMIISGGLISPLDVLKEVENK